One Mercurialis annua linkage group LG3, ddMerAnnu1.2, whole genome shotgun sequence DNA window includes the following coding sequences:
- the LOC126671343 gene encoding ER lumen protein-retaining receptor-like, whose translation MNLFRLAGDMTHLLSVVVLLLKIRKMKSCAGISLKTQELYAIVFLTRYLDLFVIYRSFYNTIMKLVFIGTSVGIVWYMRYHKVVKQTYSKSEDTFRHYVLVLLCFALALLVHRSFNVIEVSWAFSIYLEAVAILPQLLVLQRSKNIDNLTVNYVFLLGAYRTLYIFNWVYRFFTEGVQVRWIPWISGLVQTALYADFFYYYIKSWKNREQLKLPA comes from the exons atgaactTGTTTAGGTTAGCTGGAGATATGACCCACCTGCTAAGCGTAGTGGTTTTGCTTCTCAAGATCCGCAAAATGAAATCTTGTGCtg GAATTTCGCTGAAGACTCAAGAACTGTATGCTATAGTTTTCCTCACTCGGTACCTTGATTTATTTGTGATCTACCGCTCTTTTTACAACACTATAATGAAACTAGTATTTATCGGGACTTCAGTTGGAATTGTCTGGTACATGCGTTACCATAAAGTTGTGAAGCAAACATACAGCAAGAGTGAAGATACTTTTAGACATTATGTTCTCGTTCTCTTGTGCTTTGCCCTTGCCCTTTTGGTCCACCGTTCCTTTAATGTGATTGAG GTGTCATGGGCATTTTCAATTTATCTTGAAGCGGTGGCTATCTTACCCCAGTTGCTAGTGCTGCAAAGATCAAAGAACATTGATAACTTGACTGTAAATTACGTTTTCCTTCTTGG TGCTTACCGGACCTTGTATATCTTCAATTGGGTTTATCGTTTTTTCACAGAAGGAGTTCAAGTCCGCTGGATAC CTTGGATTTCAGGCCTTGTTCAGACTGCTTTATATGCTGACTTTTTCTACTACTATATTAAGAG TTGGAAGAATCGAGAGCAGCTTAAGCTGCCTGCGTGA
- the LOC126673816 gene encoding ERAD-associated E3 ubiquitin-protein ligase HRD1B-like has protein sequence MMRLRTYASLSLVATIAVIYHAFNSRGQFYPAMVYLSTSKINLVLLLNMGLVFMCILWQLTKRVFLGSLREAEIERLNEQSWREVMEILFAITIFRQDFSVTFLAMVTALLLIKALHWLAQKRVEYIETTPTVPMLSHVRIVSFLGFLLFLDSLFLYTSVKYLLETRQASVSLFFSFEYMILATTTVSTFVKYVFYVSDMLMEGQWEKKAVYTFYLELVRDLLHLSMYLCFFLVIFMNYGVPLHLIRELYETFRNFKIRVADYIRYRKITSNMNDRFPDATPEELDVSDATCIICREEMTTAKKLLCGHLFHVHCLRSWLERQHTCPTCRALVVPPAEHGVSSAGGQHGSRSEAHRHGASSANTGTQGSVSGVADNNLSGHQARLQAATAAASLYEKSFVYPSANTLVWSPGYALLPQPQKPLADSTSGEPAVIGQSHSQPAFHAEPSNSSLPQFPSYVFVPLQVPGGSGIQGEGLGSTPNSELEAQKELLQQQIEVLQRQLQSLHRPKAEDSIPTESAKASESKGKAVASSPSD, from the exons ATGATGCGGCTGCGAACATACGCAAGCTTGAGTTTGGTAGCGACAATAGCAGTAATTTATCATGCATTCAACAGTAGAGGACAGTTTTATCCAGCAATGGTTTATTTGTCAACATCTAAGATTAATTTAGTTCTTCTGCTTAATATGGGGCTTGTTTTCATGTGCATTTTATGGCAATTAACTAAGCGCGTGTTCCTTGGCTCTCTTCGCGAAGCTGAAATTGAACGGTTGAATGAGCAGTCGTGGAGGGAGGTTATGGAAATTCTGTTTgctattactatttttagacaGGATTTCTCGGTTACCTTTCTTGCTATGGTTACCGCTTTGTTGTTGATTAAGGCGTTGCATTGGCTGGCTCAAAAGAGAGTTGAGTATATTGAAACTACCCCGACTGTTCCCATGTTGTCTCATGTTCGGATTGTATCGTTTCTCGGGTTTCTTCTGTTTTTGGACAGTTTGTTTTTGTATACTTCTGTTAAGTATTTACTAGAAACACGGCAGGCTTCAGTTTCTCTTTTCTTCTCCTTTGA GTATATGATACTAGCAACAACAACAGTCTCCACTTTTGTAAAATACGTTTTCTATGTGAGTGACATGCTAATGGAAGGACAATGGGAGAAAAAGGCTGTCTACACCTTCTACTTGGAACTCGTTCGTGACTTGCTTCACTTGTCCATGTATCTTTGCTTCTTCCTTGTGATTTTCAT GAACTACGGTGTGCCTTTGCACTTAATACGGGAGCTTTATGAGACATTTAGGAACTTTAAAATTCGTGTTGCTGATTACATTCGTTATCGGAAAATCACTTCAAATATGAATGATCGATTCCCAGATGCAACACCAGAAGAGCTTGATGT AAGTGATGCAACATGCATTATTTGTCGTGAAGAGATGACCACAGCCAAAAAATTACTTTGCGGGCATCTCTTTCATGTTCACTGCCTTCGTTCATGGTTGGAACGGCAACATACTTGTCCTACATGCAGAGCCCTAGTTGTACCACCAGCTGAGCATGGTGTAAGTTCAGCTGGAGGGCAACATGGATCAAGATCAGAAGCTCATCGGCATG GGGCAAGTTCTGCAAATACAGGAACTCAGGGCTCTGTTAGTGGCGTGGCTGATAATAACTTGAGTGGACATCAGGCCAGACTCCAAGCTGCTACTGCTGCTGCCTCTCTATATGAGAAATCTTTCGTGTACCCTTCTGCTAACACTCTAGTGTG GTCTCCTGGATATGCCTTACTTCCTCAGCCTCAAAAGCCCTTGGCTGACTCTACTAGTGGAGAACCCGCTGTCATAGGGCAATCACACTCGCAGCCTGCATTCCACGCTGAACCTTCAAACTCGTCACTTCCTCAATTTCCCAGTTACGTCTTTGTACCCTTACAGGTGCCTGGTGGCAGTGGAATACAAGGAGAGGGGTTAGGAAGTACACCGAACTCTGAATTAGAAGCTCAAAAAGAGCTCCTCCAACAGCAGATTGAG GTCCTGCAAAGGCAGCTCCAATCTCTACATCGACCAAAAGCTGAGGATAGCATTCCTACGGAGAGTGCAAAAGCATCAGAAAGCAAAGGCAAAGCAGTCGCATCATCACCGTCGGATTGA
- the LOC126675308 gene encoding probable NADH dehydrogenase [ubiquinone] 1 alpha subcomplex subunit 12, translating into MASTIVKGVIKSIREKGIGSFLRELKDEGYLRCLADGNLLQTKIHNIGATLVGVDKFGNKYYERLEGEQFGRHRWIEYAEKTRYNASQVPPEWHGWLHFITDHTGDELLMLKPKRYGAEHKENLSGEGEQYIYHSKGHALNPSQKDWTRYQPWRATKPE; encoded by the exons ATGGCATCGACGATAGTGAAGGGAGTCATCAAGTCGATCAGAGAGAAAGGAATTGGCTCCTTTCTTCGCGAGCTCAAAGATGAAGGCTATTT GAGGTGCCTTGCTGATGGGAATCTGTT GCAAACAAAAATCCACAACATAGGGGCAACACTTGTGGGAGTTGACAAATTTGGCAACAAGTATTATGAGAGACTTGAAGGCGAACAATTTG GAAGGCACCGATGGATTGAATATGCAGAAAAGACTCGGTACAATGCGTCTCAGGTGCCGCCAGAATGGCATGGTTGGCTTCATTTCATTACTGATCACACCGGAGATGAG TTACTCATGCTGAAACCTAAGAGGTATGGAGCTGAGCACAAGGAAAATCTCTCAGGAGAAGGTGAGCAGTACATATACCATTCCAAAGGACATGCTCTTAATCCTAGTCAGAAAGACTGGACCAGGTATCAACCTTGGCGAGCCACGAAGCCAGAGTAA
- the LOC126674353 gene encoding D-xylose-proton symporter-like 2 has translation MAAIDPEQPSFSSLGKVGKSSGEIDGVEEPLLNGGYSENYSILAAVLPFLFPALGGLLYGYDIGTTSCATIIIESPIYSGISWFDLNAVQLGLITSGSLYGALIGSILAFNFADFLGRRRELIGAAVLYLLGALVTGLAPDFAVLVIGRFVYGIGIGLAMHAAPMYIAETAPSQIRGLLISLKEFFIVLGMVAGYGVGSLLVEIIGGWRYMYVASTPLALIMGVGMWWLPESPRWLLLCAMQGKGNLQDLKETAIVCLSRLRGEAIGNTATTQVEEILSELTFVGEEKEASLGEIFQGKCLKALIIGSGLVLFQQITGQPSVLYYAGSILQDAGFSAASDATRVSILLGLLKLIMTGAAVVAVDRLGRRPLLLAGVSGMAIALFLLGSYYLFLGNLPAVAVVALLLYVGCYQFSFGPIGWLMISEIFPLRLRGRGLGLAVLVNFGANALVTFAFSPLEEILGAGILFYGFGVIAVLSLLFIFFIIPETKGLTLEEIEAKCL, from the exons ATGGCTGCAATTGATCCTGAGCAGCCCTCTTTTTCTTCTCTCGGAAAG GTCGGAAAGTCTTCAGGTGAAATTGATGGTGTAGAAGAGCCTCTTTTAAATGGGGGTTATTCGGAGAACTACTCTATCCTAGCTGCAGTTCTCCC atTTCTATTTCCAGCCCTTGGAGGACTATTATATGGTTATGATATTGGAACCACATCTTGTGCTACAATAATTATAGAG TCGCCCATATATAGTGGAATTAGTTGGTTCGACTTGAATGCTGTGCAGCTTGGGCTCATT ACCAGCGGCTCATTATATGGGGCATTGATTGGCTCCATCTTGGCATTTAATTTTGCGGATTTTCTAg GAAGGAGAAGGGAGTTGATTGGGGCTGCTGTGTTGTATCTTCTTGGAGCTCTGGTGACAGGACTAGCACCTGATTTTGCTGTTTTGGTGATTGGACGCTTTGTTTATGGTATTGGAATCGGACTG GCAATGCATGCTGCTCCAATGTACATTGCTGAGACAGCCCCATCTCAGATTCGCGGTCTACTAATCTCTCTCAAAGAGTTCTTTATAGTTCTTGGGATGGTT GCAGGCTATGGAGTTGGTAGCCTTTTGGTTGAAATTATCGGTGGTTGGCGCTACATGTATGTAGCCAGTACCCCTTTGGCACTAATCATGGGAGTTGGGATGTGGTGGCTACCAGAATCACCTAGATGGCTATTATTATGTGCCATGCAGGGGAAAGGCAATCTGCAGGATTTAAAAGAAACTGCAATAGTCTGCTTGAGCCGACTCAGGGGCGAGGCTATTGGTAACACTGCAACCACCCAGGTTGAAGAAATTCTTAGCGAACTTACTTTTGTTGGTGAAGAAAAAGAAGCTTCACTGGGGGAAATATTTCAAGGAAAATGCTTGAAAGCTCTCATCATTGGCTCAGGGTTAGTTCTTTTTCAACAG ATTACAGGGCAACCAAGTGTACTGTATTATGCGGGATCAATTTTACAG GATGCAGGATTTTCTGCTGCATCTGATGCAACACGGGTCTCAATTCTACTTGGTTTATTGAAG TTGATTATGACTGGGGCAGCTGTAGTTGCTGTTGATAGACTTGGAAGGAGACCTCTATTGCTCGCTGGTGTTTCTGGAATG GCGATCGCTTTGTTCCTTCTGGGGTCATATTATCTTTTCCTGGGTAATCTTCCAGCTGTGGCTGTAGTTGCACTATTGTTGTACGTTGGGTGTTATCAG TTTTCATTTGGTCCTATCGGTTGGCTGATGATTTCTGAGATTTTCCCCCTACGCCTAAGAGGGAGAGGACTTGGCTTAGCAGTACTCGTAAATTTTGGAGCAAATGCACTTGTTACATTTGCATTTTCACCTTTGGAG GAAATTTTGGGAGCTGGAATTCTATTCTATGGTTTTGGTGTAATAGCTGTGCTGTCTCTCCTCTTCATATTCTTCATTATACCAGAGACTAAAGGACTCACTCTTGAAGAAATTGAAGCTAAATGCTTATAG
- the LOC126671169 gene encoding uncharacterized protein LOC126671169 gives MAKFNVVQKRRREQTAQRKRAVHGDPVTGKLKSRQQLHSISGKQKQKQLKKWRREQKELMEKGLVTMEDVEMAAAEGEDSSKNANKTPRKFNVKKSLKLKRGKSKGKKKGKSKPGAETSVEAMVE, from the exons ATGGCAAAGTTCAACGTAGTACAGAAACGGAGAAGAGAACAAACAGCCCAAAGAAAAAGAGCAGTACATGGAGACCCAGTCACCGGTAAATTGAAAAGCCGGCAGCAGCTTCACTCCATCTCCGGTAAACAGAAACAAAAGCAGCTCAAGAAATGGCGTAGA GAGCAGAAGGAACTTATGGAAAAAGGACTGGTTACTATGGAAGATGTGGAGATGGCTGCCGCTGAAG GTGAAGATTCCTCGAAAAATGCCAACAAAACACCGAGAAAGTTTAATGTGAAGAAGAGTTTAAAGCTGAAACGGGGAAAGAGCAAGG GCAAGAAGAAAGGGAAATCTAAGCCAGGAGCTGAAACTTCAGTGGAGGCAATGGTAGAATGA
- the LOC126675392 gene encoding uncharacterized protein LOC126675392 translates to MAGSTTGGNGSSTPLPTPSAPKILLAKPGLVTSGPTVGKYGRSEDETVPHRSRIPAISSLNLLSESWEFHIDRFLPFLTENTDFIVVGVIGPSGVGKSTIMNELYGFDSTSPGMLPPFTVQTEDNRAMARHCSVGIEPRISADRLILLDTQPVFSPSILAEMMRPDGSSTISVLSGENLSAELAHEVMAIQLGVLLASVCHIVLVVSDGLHDDSMWQLMLTVDLLKHGIPDPSSLTSSHSQTSNAGPEKEMKERTFDSKEYMATPVFVHTKFQDQHFSPLNLVQLKEGLAQYFSSSSFVRERCGNVGKEEIDSVASNQTNNLHSAPLNLFLIPDKNSDDLSKAQRESYISAIWKLRDQVLAMNCPSFAKTVSERDWLKNSAKIWELVKNSSIIAEYSRVLQNSGMFRR, encoded by the exons ATGGCCGGCTCAACTACCGGCGGTAACGGTTCTTCAACTCCTCTACCGACTCCGTCTGCTCCCAAAATCCTATTAGCAAAGCCCGGACTCGTCACCTCTGGACCGACAGTCGGTAAGTACGGACGATCCGAAGACGAAACGGTGCCGCATCGCTCTCGTATACCTGCAATCAGCTCTCTCAATCTCCTCTCAGAGTCTTGGGAATTTCACATTGACCGTTTTCTCCCC TTTTTAACTGAAAATACGGATTTCATTGTGGTCGGTGTGATTGGACCTTCTGGAGTTGGTAAATCCACTATTATGAACGAGCTTTATGGTTTTGATTCAACTTCACCTG GAATGCTACCACCATTTACTGTACAAACAGAAGATAACAGAGCAATGGCAAGACATTGTAGTGTTGGCATTGAACCGAGAATATCGGCTGACCGGCTTATACTGCTTGATACGCAG CCTGTTTTTAGCCCTTCTATATTAGCTGAGATGATGAGACCTGATGGTTCATCCACTATTTCAGTATTAAGTGGTGAGAATTTATCTGCTGAATTGGCTCATGAAGTTATGGCTATTCAG CTTGGTGTTCTTCTAGCATCCGTTTGTCACATTGTGCTGGTGGTCTCAGACGGACTTCATGATGATAGTATGTGGCAGTTAATGCTGACG GTTGATCTGTTGAAACATGGGATACCAGATCCATCTTCACTAACATCTTCACATTCACAAACCTCTAATGCTGGGCctgaaaaagaaatgaaagagaGAACTTTTGACAGTAAAGAATATATGGCTACTCCAGTTTTTGTGCATACTAA ATTTCAAGATCAGCATTTTAGTCCACTTAACTTGGTGCAACTGAAAGAAGGACTGGCTCAATATTTCAGCTCCTCTTCATTCGTGAGAGAGAGATGTGGAAACGTGGGAAAAGAGGAGATTGATTCCGTAGCTTCTAATCAGACTAACAATCTTCATTCTGCACcactgaatttatttttaatcccAGACAAGAACAGTGATGACCTGTCAAAAGCTCAGCGTGAAAGTTACATCTCTGCAATTTGGAAACTGCGAGACCAG GTTTTAGCCATGAACTGCCCTTCTTTTGCAAAGACTGTCTCAGAACGTGACTGGCTGAAAAATTCTGCAAAGATATGGGAGCTTGTTAAAAATTCTTCTATTATCGCAGAGTATAGCCGGGTCCTTCAGAATTCGGGTATGTTTAGGAGGTAG